The bacterium genome contains a region encoding:
- the sigW gene encoding ECF RNA polymerase sigma factor SigW — translation MTVTMPLLLPLKPALLQSSMPREVSEAVLLAQLRNGGEEAFRWLVERHQRPVFGLLHRMGFDQDTVEDLAQEAFLKAWRSLPGFRGDCQIATWLYRIVYRQALQHIRSRERQFRLQDEAQTLRDVAETPLPDAARTELRLTLDSALSQLPAPQRLALGLYYFQEQSYEEVAAIMQLPLNTVKTHIRRGKLRLRELLQERQA, via the coding sequence ATGACCGTCACCATGCCGCTCCTGTTGCCGCTCAAGCCAGCGCTGCTCCAGTCATCGATGCCCCGTGAGGTATCGGAGGCGGTCCTGCTCGCCCAGCTGCGGAACGGCGGAGAAGAGGCCTTCCGTTGGCTGGTAGAGCGACATCAGCGTCCGGTCTTTGGCCTGCTGCACCGGATGGGCTTCGATCAGGACACCGTTGAGGACCTTGCGCAGGAAGCCTTCCTGAAGGCTTGGCGGTCGCTCCCCGGCTTCCGGGGCGACTGCCAGATCGCGACCTGGCTCTACCGCATTGTCTATCGCCAGGCGCTCCAGCACATACGCAGCCGGGAGCGGCAGTTCCGCCTCCAGGACGAGGCACAGACGCTGCGGGATGTTGCAGAGACTCCACTCCCGGATGCCGCACGCACCGAGTTACGACTGACCCTCGACTCGGCCCTCAGCCAGCTGCCGGCCCCGCAGCGGCTGGCGCTGGGCCTGTACTACTTCCAGGAGCAGTCCTACGAGGAAGTCGCGGCCATCATGCAATTGCCCCTCAATACGGTGAAGACCCACATCCGGCGCGGAAAACTCCGGTTGCGAGAGCTCCTGCAGGAGCGACAAGCATGA
- the dppC_2 gene encoding Dipeptide transport system permease protein DppC — MPAADTAATLPLSGAPSMPTVPADPFAGLERANTLAPESFAQLVLKRFKKNHAAVVSFWILLGLFFMCFIGAFLFVPPDQPLLANHDGLPKKPGYYPIEIGKDVSFDGKYQQLLETRKIPIILGMERHIWGTDELGRDYLSRCLYGGRISLTVGFVAVGIAVTIGTLLGAISGFFGGLVDSLISRFTEIMLSLPTFFLIITIQAVLSPNIFNVMMVIGATSWMGVSRLVRGQVLAQKEEEYIQASRASGAGLSRILLRHLIPNSVGPIIVAATLSIPGAILTESALSYFGMGVQPPMPSWGNMVADAQKFVVTRGIEMWWLATYPGMLIAVTVVAFNFLGEGLRDALDPRS; from the coding sequence GTGCCTGCTGCTGACACCGCTGCTACGCTGCCCCTCTCCGGTGCGCCGTCGATGCCGACGGTCCCGGCTGATCCCTTTGCCGGACTGGAGCGGGCGAACACCCTCGCCCCGGAGTCGTTCGCGCAACTGGTGCTCAAGCGCTTTAAGAAGAACCACGCAGCGGTGGTCAGCTTCTGGATCCTGCTGGGCCTCTTCTTCATGTGCTTCATCGGGGCTTTTCTCTTTGTCCCGCCGGACCAGCCGTTGCTGGCCAACCACGATGGTCTGCCGAAGAAGCCGGGCTACTACCCCATCGAGATCGGGAAGGATGTCTCGTTCGATGGCAAGTATCAGCAGCTGCTGGAGACCCGGAAGATTCCCATCATTCTGGGCATGGAGCGGCATATCTGGGGGACCGATGAACTGGGGCGGGACTATCTCTCCCGGTGTCTCTATGGCGGGCGCATCAGCCTGACTGTCGGATTCGTGGCGGTGGGGATTGCCGTCACCATCGGCACCCTCCTGGGGGCGATCAGCGGCTTCTTTGGGGGACTCGTGGACAGCCTCATTTCGCGGTTCACGGAGATCATGCTCTCGCTCCCGACCTTTTTCCTCATCATTACGATTCAGGCAGTCCTCTCGCCGAACATCTTCAACGTGATGATGGTGATCGGTGCCACCAGCTGGATGGGGGTCAGCCGCCTCGTCCGGGGGCAGGTGCTGGCGCAAAAGGAAGAGGAATACATCCAGGCGTCCCGGGCGTCCGGGGCCGGACTCTCCCGCATCCTCCTGCGGCATCTCATTCCCAACTCGGTCGGCCCCATCATCGTGGCCGCGACCCTTTCCATCCCCGGAGCGATCCTCACGGAGTCCGCGCTGTCGTACTTTGGGATGGGCGTCCAGCCCCCCATGCCGTCATGGGGGAACATGGTGGCGGATGCGCAGAAGTTCGTGGTGACCCGTGGCATCGAGATGTGGTGGCTGGCGACCTATCCCGGGATGCTGATCGCGGTGACCGTGGTGGCGTTCAACTTCCTTGGCGAGGGACTCCGCGACGCTCTGGATCCCCGGTCGTAA